From one Salinimonas iocasae genomic stretch:
- a CDS encoding acyltransferase family protein: MKRLGYLDGLRGLLALIVFGEHFLKVFYPTAMTHETVWHNGSYFDLTFIFSPLTYIYNGAFAVSGFFVLSGYLLMRSVWYADNRERTFHIQQIGRRYLRFAVPITASLLFVLISGQLGLLNNDAFIQETGSKLKNIYQSQEPMIFWDVLVQGFGSSLFAFDYRHNPVLWMMTPEMFAVITFGVFGCILNNLASSQVTRAMCLSVFLSISYFVVSGYLFVGIWIGALIFGVDLLWRRLTRNHRLVALGFFAVGAAMLLINLKGGASNPFLVGKGSEHASNIAYTLYGIAWGGLLLGLLHLPVLQNALNNKSLQSLGKSSFGIYLFHYPLLGGLAVPIVNTFSLPWGIETLLAGVATLATSYLIGLVSYRWIERPIIKAKSIKFQIKYDDYKAKIQN, translated from the coding sequence ATGAAGCGATTAGGTTATCTTGATGGCCTGCGTGGCTTATTGGCGTTAATTGTCTTTGGCGAACACTTTTTGAAAGTCTTTTATCCAACAGCTATGACGCACGAGACTGTATGGCACAATGGCTCATACTTTGACTTAACTTTTATATTTTCTCCGCTCACATATATTTACAATGGGGCCTTCGCTGTATCTGGATTTTTTGTATTGTCAGGCTATTTGCTAATGCGATCGGTCTGGTATGCAGACAACAGAGAGAGAACCTTCCATATTCAACAGATAGGGCGAAGATATTTGCGTTTCGCAGTACCTATCACAGCTTCGTTGCTCTTCGTGCTCATATCAGGTCAATTGGGTTTACTTAATAACGATGCTTTTATTCAAGAAACTGGCTCGAAACTGAAGAACATCTATCAAAGCCAAGAACCTATGATATTTTGGGACGTGTTAGTGCAGGGGTTCGGCTCTTCTTTGTTTGCCTTTGACTATCGTCATAACCCTGTATTATGGATGATGACGCCGGAAATGTTTGCGGTGATCACGTTCGGCGTCTTTGGCTGCATCCTAAATAATTTGGCATCGAGCCAGGTTACCAGAGCCATGTGTCTGTCGGTCTTTTTGAGTATTTCCTATTTCGTTGTAAGCGGCTACCTCTTTGTAGGTATATGGATTGGAGCACTGATATTTGGCGTAGATTTACTGTGGCGCCGCTTAACTCGAAATCATCGGCTGGTAGCTTTAGGATTTTTTGCAGTAGGTGCCGCCATGCTCCTGATTAACCTGAAAGGAGGAGCATCTAATCCTTTTCTGGTTGGAAAGGGCAGTGAACACGCTTCTAATATAGCTTATACCTTGTACGGTATTGCTTGGGGTGGCTTATTACTGGGCTTATTGCATTTGCCTGTTCTGCAGAATGCGCTCAACAATAAAAGTCTACAGTCTCTAGGAAAGTCGAGTTTCGGTATTTATCTATTTCACTATCCACTTTTGGGGGGGTTAGCCGTGCCTATAGTTAATACATTTTCCTTACCATGGGGAATAGAAACACTTTTAGCCGGTGTGGCCACATTAGCGACCTCTTACCTTATTGGTTTGGTTAGCTATAGATGGATTGAAAGGCCAATCATTAAGGCTAAAAGTATTAAGTTTCAGATTAAATACGATGATTACAAGGCCAAGATTCAGAATTGA
- a CDS encoding PD-(D/E)XK nuclease family protein, translating to MNAPDFYQPGLLTITPNTRLRDAVIAKATDAKILEEGVQSVKVPSVLSLADYIEKAWSNLQSQDFQKATNCALLSDTTLFYRWVDVIRKDKNIETILNPTELANQAVAANKRLAQWCVGSFDADSAESEVFKNWQKEVKRSTYGVVSTEEALLIIIEAIESGVLAAPECVCVFSFDDLPPLHEKLFQAFAKHSDVFHSDFSDINQAKPFSLSNYDDDEQLSNMAKWAHHAHLQDPKARIAIVVPDLPAKREAIVSALNEVFEPQVILPNVPSYTQPYNITAGTPLSSQPLIKTALRILRTGLEEVAAEEIFKIVNSPFIAHSIIERSRRARFDLQLRERGNTTYSLLNLTGDPACPRKLSYAIGRFANTLNNRSSATSLAQWLTLFDDSLEAIGWPGERNLNSEEFQALKQFKELLLELSGNFTFEADISVDDALFYLLTACNNTLYSPETKETPIQVMGLLEAAGLRFDKMLVLDMNMGTVPAKASPNTFLPLQLQIDHKMPHADANRELSFFESILSRYSRNCTEIIYSYCQYQHESELTPSYFVSGDVAPVEWFNAPSIDYQSYLLHRIPVQTEFDDPAPIDTSRKARGGVSILQKETLCPFMNFMDNRLRVKDFPKVRDGLSASVRGQLLHDIMARIWKVLRAQADLLELNEEQQHRLVSQKIDESFIALRGRHDIDESLLKMEKSSFNLIVNQWLDFEKTRPPFMVEAIEEDRTVILGDKLRNEDKESAGSGSISISIRLDRIDCVQDEKKQFTSKVPIDYKSGSLSMKISPTALRDVQLPLAAISEPSDVCGVAYAGIKKNAIKMLGVSDGTDVGKGVVPTEKARLSLSSDFKEALDHWKSQLNLIAKRFIAGAAQVTPSTDACRYCKKNIICRS from the coding sequence ATGAATGCACCTGACTTTTACCAACCTGGCCTTTTGACTATTACACCTAACACTCGGCTTAGAGACGCTGTAATTGCAAAGGCTACTGATGCAAAAATTTTAGAAGAGGGCGTACAATCCGTTAAAGTCCCTTCAGTGCTGTCATTGGCTGATTATATCGAAAAGGCATGGAGCAACCTTCAATCGCAAGATTTCCAAAAAGCTACCAACTGCGCATTATTGAGTGACACCACTTTGTTTTATCGGTGGGTAGATGTAATTCGTAAAGATAAAAATATCGAGACAATTCTTAATCCAACTGAACTTGCTAACCAAGCTGTTGCTGCCAACAAGAGACTGGCACAGTGGTGTGTGGGTAGCTTTGATGCAGACTCGGCGGAATCAGAAGTGTTTAAGAATTGGCAAAAGGAGGTAAAGCGCTCCACTTACGGAGTAGTTTCTACTGAAGAAGCGCTGCTCATAATCATAGAAGCGATTGAAAGTGGCGTTTTAGCTGCTCCGGAATGTGTTTGCGTATTTTCGTTTGACGATCTGCCACCTCTCCATGAAAAGTTATTCCAGGCCTTTGCGAAACATTCGGATGTCTTCCACAGTGACTTTTCAGATATAAATCAAGCGAAACCCTTTTCGCTGAGTAACTATGATGATGATGAACAACTATCGAATATGGCCAAATGGGCCCATCACGCTCACTTACAAGATCCTAAAGCACGAATAGCTATCGTAGTACCCGACTTACCTGCAAAACGTGAAGCTATTGTAAGTGCTTTAAATGAAGTTTTTGAACCGCAGGTGATATTGCCTAATGTTCCCAGTTACACCCAGCCTTATAACATAACTGCTGGTACACCTCTTTCCAGTCAGCCACTGATAAAAACGGCCTTAAGAATTCTTCGCACTGGACTAGAGGAAGTTGCAGCAGAAGAAATTTTTAAAATTGTTAACTCTCCTTTTATCGCTCATTCAATAATCGAAAGAAGCAGACGCGCCCGGTTTGATTTACAACTTAGAGAGAGGGGAAACACTACATATTCTTTGCTGAATTTGACCGGAGACCCAGCTTGCCCTCGAAAACTTTCTTATGCCATTGGCAGGTTTGCTAATACACTGAATAACCGGAGTAGCGCTACTTCATTAGCTCAATGGTTAACGTTGTTCGATGACTCTCTTGAAGCGATCGGCTGGCCTGGGGAACGCAACCTTAACTCCGAGGAGTTTCAAGCGCTGAAGCAGTTCAAGGAGCTGCTTTTAGAGCTCAGTGGCAATTTTACGTTTGAGGCTGATATTTCAGTTGATGATGCTTTGTTTTATTTACTAACAGCTTGCAATAACACTTTATATTCGCCTGAAACAAAAGAAACGCCTATTCAGGTTATGGGGTTACTCGAAGCTGCCGGTCTTCGGTTTGACAAGATGCTTGTGCTAGATATGAATATGGGTACCGTCCCAGCTAAAGCTTCTCCAAATACTTTTTTACCACTGCAGCTACAGATTGACCACAAAATGCCTCATGCAGATGCTAATCGTGAACTTTCATTTTTTGAATCCATTTTGAGTAGATACAGTAGAAACTGTACAGAAATTATTTACTCGTACTGCCAATATCAACATGAATCTGAGTTAACGCCGAGTTATTTTGTTTCTGGAGACGTTGCACCAGTAGAATGGTTCAACGCGCCTTCAATTGACTATCAGTCATACCTCCTTCACCGAATACCGGTGCAGACCGAATTTGATGACCCGGCTCCAATAGATACTTCCAGAAAGGCCCGGGGGGGTGTCTCAATTCTGCAGAAAGAGACTTTATGTCCTTTTATGAACTTCATGGACAACAGGCTGCGCGTAAAAGATTTCCCCAAGGTTAGAGATGGACTGAGCGCCTCTGTAAGAGGCCAGTTACTCCACGACATTATGGCTCGCATCTGGAAAGTTCTAAGGGCTCAGGCAGACCTACTCGAATTAAATGAAGAGCAACAGCACCGCCTTGTATCACAAAAGATAGATGAATCATTTATAGCCTTAAGAGGCCGTCATGATATTGATGAAAGTTTGTTAAAAATGGAAAAATCCAGTTTTAATCTTATCGTTAACCAGTGGCTAGATTTTGAGAAAACACGACCGCCATTTATGGTTGAAGCTATTGAGGAGGACCGAACAGTCATACTTGGCGACAAACTACGCAACGAGGATAAAGAAAGCGCTGGCTCGGGCAGTATCTCAATTTCTATACGACTTGACCGGATAGACTGTGTACAGGATGAAAAAAAACAGTTCACCTCTAAAGTTCCAATTGATTATAAGTCTGGCAGTTTATCAATGAAGATTTCACCTACTGCCTTACGCGATGTGCAACTTCCGCTTGCAGCTATTTCAGAGCCCTCTGATGTCTGTGGAGTGGCCTATGCGGGTATCAAAAAGAATGCAATCAAAATGCTTGGAGTGAGTGACGGCACAGATGTGGGCAAGGGGGTGGTACCCACTGAAAAAGCGAGATTAAGCCTTTCAAGTGACTTCAAAGAGGCACTGGACCATTGGAAGAGCCAGCTGAATCTCATAGCTAAGCGCTTTATTGCCGGTGCAGCACAGGTCACCCCTAGTACAGATGCTTGTAGATATTGTAAGAAAAATATCATTTGCCGTAGCTAA
- a CDS encoding HipA domain-containing protein: MKNFIHVHRWSNSIQDYQYVGHLLYENELTGGAVSFFYDRDYINAGGPSLEPRNLATNKNHGKHVVTAGNGVLPLYFQQFLPGAYGQVMLKNEFAHFERLNQFQKLSICAELFGDHIAIRLNAQNNQSNLSADSHTDLTKLTLAIQESKPGNLRSPIGSDKLSATCSLPGSRSKIEYTSTEDGQRYVLKPNASSQFNESQVRHFVHLMEAKAGIDSAPIKMLSLHEGGIEVALQKNFKHHFEMADGSALLLKFNSVSFDVLHGENSLLSPSPAFSYKDAAAIVDTYSVSPQEDKEQLLLRALFSAAINHTTNGLDNLNLVDLGSNHWRLAPAYNTLPNPLQESTFALRFSDHQVSRMHFDLNDSFAVDLALSMNLQPGSGSSALDKVNTALANRPELYEQANIDSSTQSVIELAIGSGKGIYTYSHPQDTEQLSPGMR, translated from the coding sequence ATGAAAAATTTCATACATGTTCACCGCTGGAGTAACAGCATTCAAGACTATCAATATGTCGGTCACCTGTTATATGAAAACGAGCTTACTGGGGGAGCTGTTTCATTTTTTTATGACCGTGATTACATCAATGCTGGTGGTCCTTCATTAGAGCCTAGAAACCTGGCAACAAACAAAAATCATGGTAAGCATGTCGTAACAGCTGGAAATGGGGTTTTGCCATTATATTTCCAACAATTTTTGCCGGGAGCGTACGGGCAGGTAATGTTGAAAAATGAGTTTGCGCACTTTGAACGATTAAACCAGTTCCAGAAGCTATCTATTTGTGCAGAGCTGTTTGGTGACCATATTGCTATACGACTAAATGCACAAAACAATCAAAGTAATCTCAGTGCTGACTCCCATACAGATCTGACTAAGCTGACACTTGCTATTCAAGAATCAAAGCCTGGTAACCTACGAAGTCCCATTGGCTCAGATAAGTTGTCTGCGACGTGTTCACTGCCAGGAAGCCGCAGCAAAATTGAATATACATCCACTGAGGATGGACAGCGATACGTTTTAAAACCAAATGCATCTAGCCAATTCAATGAAAGTCAGGTTCGTCACTTCGTGCATCTAATGGAAGCAAAGGCTGGAATAGACTCTGCCCCAATAAAAATGCTTAGCCTTCATGAAGGAGGTATTGAAGTCGCTTTGCAAAAGAACTTTAAACATCACTTTGAAATGGCTGATGGCAGTGCGTTATTGCTTAAATTTAATTCCGTCAGTTTTGATGTTTTGCATGGGGAAAACTCTTTGCTATCGCCCTCCCCTGCTTTCAGTTACAAAGATGCAGCTGCTATAGTCGATACCTATAGCGTATCGCCTCAGGAAGACAAGGAGCAGTTGCTTTTAAGGGCGCTTTTCAGTGCTGCCATCAATCACACGACAAATGGCCTAGACAACTTAAACCTAGTTGACCTGGGGTCTAATCATTGGCGCCTGGCGCCAGCTTACAATACCCTTCCGAATCCTCTTCAAGAATCGACATTCGCTTTAAGGTTCAGTGATCATCAAGTATCCCGGATGCACTTTGATTTGAATGATAGTTTTGCTGTTGATTTGGCTTTATCTATGAATTTACAACCTGGGTCTGGTAGTTCAGCGCTAGACAAAGTAAATACTGCTTTGGCTAACAGGCCTGAGCTATATGAACAAGCGAATATCGATTCCTCTACTCAATCAGTAATTGAGTTGGCAATTGGCTCAGGAAAAGGCATTTATACTTATTCACACCCTCAAGACACTGAACAACTATCGCCTGGAATGCGGTGA
- a CDS encoding GGDEF domain-containing protein, producing the protein MYLNKDIQSAITKFSLLVIILIGGGVYLNSPPALVQPLATLPWLPVAATLGAVALSLKLNQQRILNAALYLLLSQVILFIKPSLLFTDIYQISLVTGMVMALAITLKGKDRSVTIKGIFDGFLLLAFMTVVWMLIGMAIEHFLSSKRQLIELVIYSAVIMYCIYRMLEKPTNNNFIISVIAISHTILIYNHLVATNLTLTFLACLCICLQIADSHNMAYYDELTGIKGRRGLSMDSSNLGTDYTVAMADVDHFKKFNDTHGHEVGDQVLKMVAQKFNRIGGGGKAYRYGGEEFTLLFPGKSPEEAKQYLEEVRLEIEQYPFRIRNTAQRKKSTEEDRNTTESPAQIVQVTVSIGATSPSYQHEKFEKVQSRADELLYEAKHNGRNNVVAKESNFVSES; encoded by the coding sequence ATGTACTTAAACAAAGATATACAAAGCGCGATAACAAAGTTCTCGCTTCTTGTAATTATCCTGATTGGAGGGGGAGTTTACCTTAATTCCCCACCAGCGTTAGTGCAGCCACTTGCAACGTTGCCGTGGCTACCAGTCGCTGCAACTTTGGGAGCCGTAGCGTTATCTTTAAAGTTAAACCAGCAGCGAATCCTCAATGCGGCTCTTTACCTATTACTAAGCCAAGTCATATTGTTTATTAAGCCATCGCTTCTGTTTACAGACATATACCAAATTAGCTTGGTAACTGGGATGGTCATGGCTCTAGCAATTACTTTAAAAGGAAAGGATAGAAGTGTGACCATCAAAGGCATATTTGATGGCTTTTTATTGCTCGCTTTCATGACCGTGGTCTGGATGCTTATCGGTATGGCAATAGAACACTTCCTAAGCTCAAAAAGACAGTTAATTGAACTGGTTATCTACAGCGCAGTTATTATGTACTGCATTTATCGAATGCTGGAAAAACCTACAAACAATAATTTCATCATCTCAGTAATTGCTATTTCTCATACAATCTTAATCTACAACCACTTGGTTGCTACCAATCTAACTTTAACCTTCCTTGCATGTCTGTGCATCTGCCTGCAAATAGCAGACTCGCACAACATGGCTTACTACGATGAGCTAACAGGAATAAAAGGTCGGCGAGGTCTAAGCATGGATTCATCCAACCTTGGCACCGATTACACAGTTGCCATGGCCGATGTCGATCACTTTAAGAAATTCAATGACACTCACGGTCACGAGGTAGGTGATCAGGTGCTCAAAATGGTTGCCCAAAAATTCAATCGAATTGGCGGGGGAGGGAAGGCTTATCGGTATGGGGGCGAAGAATTTACCCTTTTGTTCCCAGGCAAATCACCTGAAGAAGCGAAGCAGTATTTAGAAGAAGTTCGTTTAGAAATAGAACAGTACCCATTCAGAATAAGAAATACCGCTCAGCGAAAAAAGAGCACTGAGGAAGATCGCAACACGACGGAATCTCCAGCACAAATAGTGCAGGTGACGGTAAGTATTGGGGCCACCTCTCCATCTTATCAGCATGAAAAATTTGAAAAAGTGCAGAGCAGAGCCGACGAACTCCTGTACGAGGCAAAACATAACGGTAGAAACAATGTCGTTGCAAAAGAAAGCAACTTTGTGAGCGAATCATGA
- a CDS encoding DNA/RNA non-specific endonuclease gives MGFKEIAALGVFLATGQACAIDAGCPELSDLVSEKFKGQCVGDYLTFRDFKNSSITISAYEVSPFHTWGNPRYRDYDSEVGLKKNEALTQAKSLHWDYGHLANEKITSADIKSRFLSFNRVPMPPTLNRSEGVWNELEKYEIKMAKELGPLKVLAGYSYNNDSKQHYYFKIYISEHQTTASFLIPGNYGEGSIQSHISSMQCIEQTIDESIFNGQSNLVAETYNDFAFTPHVWTAGNNDRLGCEVGGDI, from the coding sequence ATGGGGTTTAAAGAAATAGCGGCTCTTGGTGTTTTCTTAGCTACAGGCCAAGCGTGTGCCATTGATGCCGGCTGTCCTGAACTATCTGACCTAGTCAGTGAAAAGTTTAAAGGCCAGTGCGTGGGAGATTATCTTACGTTTAGAGACTTCAAAAACAGCAGTATAACTATTTCTGCTTATGAAGTTTCTCCCTTTCATACTTGGGGGAACCCAAGATACAGAGATTATGATAGCGAAGTAGGGCTTAAAAAAAATGAAGCTCTCACCCAAGCCAAGAGTCTGCATTGGGATTATGGGCATTTGGCCAATGAAAAAATAACATCTGCAGATATAAAAAGTAGGTTTTTAAGCTTCAATAGAGTACCCATGCCTCCAACATTGAATCGTTCGGAAGGTGTTTGGAATGAGCTGGAAAAGTACGAAATCAAAATGGCTAAGGAACTTGGACCTTTGAAGGTACTTGCAGGCTACTCATACAACAATGATAGTAAGCAGCATTACTATTTCAAAATATATATAAGTGAGCATCAAACAACTGCTTCCTTCCTTATCCCTGGTAACTATGGGGAAGGCAGTATCCAATCTCATATTTCGTCAATGCAATGTATTGAGCAAACAATTGATGAATCTATATTTAACGGCCAGAGTAACTTGGTCGCTGAAACATACAATGATTTTGCATTCACTCCTCACGTATGGACTGCCGGCAACAATGATAGATTAGGTTGCGAAGTGGGCGGGGACATATAG
- a CDS encoding EAL domain-containing protein, which yields MNCAKFGHGAGHNTKLVMYLQPQFNLKEQRFTDVELLVRFKRDNGEVLTPDRFLPMVRRSNIGQEFTNWTINQALEISAKLCSAGFKGKVAINMDGEQLNEQTLSYLQNRHSCQNTFKNIEIEVTEYLRTTPVNITANLLNQIQKLGISISIDDFGIGSNGLEALLNFPFDKLKADKSVMSADSVKREAIVKSLVGMTLAMNKSLVVEGVEDPDDVIDLEKWGVLNVQGFLYARPMPLTEFIGLLPAPGREKIV from the coding sequence GTGAACTGCGCGAAGTTCGGCCATGGAGCTGGTCACAATACTAAGCTGGTGATGTACCTGCAGCCGCAGTTCAACCTCAAAGAGCAAAGGTTTACAGATGTTGAGCTGCTGGTTCGGTTTAAACGCGATAATGGTGAAGTTCTTACACCGGATCGCTTCTTACCAATGGTAAGGCGCTCAAATATAGGCCAGGAATTTACAAACTGGACTATAAACCAAGCATTAGAAATCTCTGCCAAACTCTGTTCTGCAGGCTTCAAAGGTAAGGTTGCGATCAATATGGATGGAGAACAACTCAATGAACAAACACTGTCCTACTTGCAAAATAGGCATTCATGTCAAAACACTTTTAAAAACATTGAGATTGAGGTCACTGAGTATCTGAGGACTACTCCAGTCAACATTACAGCCAATTTACTTAACCAAATACAGAAGTTAGGGATTTCAATATCAATTGATGACTTCGGTATCGGAAGTAATGGTTTAGAAGCTTTATTAAACTTTCCATTTGATAAGCTGAAAGCAGATAAGTCGGTTATGAGTGCAGATAGTGTCAAGCGAGAAGCAATAGTAAAAAGCCTTGTAGGTATGACCCTTGCGATGAATAAATCACTTGTAGTTGAAGGGGTAGAAGATCCTGACGACGTAATAGACCTCGAAAAATGGGGTGTGTTGAATGTTCAGGGGTTTTTATACGCCAGGCCTATGCCATTGACGGAATTCATTGGATTATTACCGGCGCCAGGGAGAGAGAAAATTGTTTAA
- a CDS encoding thermonuclease family protein yields MFNRTKSIVIAMCFIPFLSAYGNEFFGELHDVENPGEVVLKLESGNLMRLKLLGPDFGKSREETCETNRSNESACELLREKLAGNQLGIIVEEVEGETMYGDIVVNRKALSLSLIREGYYQVDTDHNRSHALLEAEQEARCNYRGMWAKWRGNYEIAKSCAGW; encoded by the coding sequence TTGTTTAATCGGACAAAATCGATAGTGATTGCGATGTGTTTTATTCCTTTTCTCTCAGCCTATGGCAATGAGTTTTTTGGAGAACTACATGATGTGGAAAATCCAGGTGAAGTTGTACTAAAGCTGGAGAGCGGCAATCTTATGCGACTCAAATTGCTTGGTCCAGATTTTGGTAAAAGCAGAGAAGAAACGTGTGAAACGAATCGCTCAAATGAAAGCGCCTGCGAACTGTTAAGGGAGAAGTTAGCAGGAAACCAGCTTGGGATAATAGTCGAGGAAGTTGAAGGTGAGACTATGTACGGTGATATTGTAGTAAACCGTAAGGCTCTTAGCCTGTCTCTCATTCGTGAAGGGTATTATCAAGTTGATACTGATCATAATCGCTCTCATGCTTTATTAGAGGCAGAGCAAGAAGCTCGTTGCAACTACCGTGGCATGTGGGCCAAGTGGCGCGGTAATTATGAAATTGCTAAATCCTGTGCCGGGTGGTAA
- the rdgC gene encoding recombination-associated protein RdgC: protein MFGHFLKSAVAYKYELGDGEAITEHKLKQFVPLLKHVDIKPAQKESFGFSSVVGYHDPERFFHKVGTWYLLSLTVEDKKIKKNKLDRRVAEKKRELAEAKNIELSALSKQESQQVRDKVLGEMLSEQEADENYLNIIIDTDNRWLFFSDSSTRTIKKFTGLMQKHYSSFRVSEFCTQGIDLHLTSWLYNPDESLPEEIDLEDSASLQSEQSAKATLKKQNLQSDEVATLINHGKKCLELSISYLQRVSFRLTSACQLKGIKLSDDLIADVAEIEDPQSRVEELEPFWEVMCSELTSIYQWLDELQNKPV, encoded by the coding sequence ATGTTCGGTCATTTCTTAAAAAGTGCAGTTGCCTACAAATACGAACTTGGGGATGGAGAGGCTATTACTGAGCACAAACTGAAACAATTCGTGCCTCTTCTAAAACATGTAGATATAAAACCAGCGCAGAAAGAATCATTCGGATTCTCAAGTGTCGTTGGATATCATGATCCAGAACGTTTTTTTCACAAGGTGGGTACGTGGTATCTATTGAGCCTGACCGTTGAAGATAAGAAGATTAAAAAGAATAAATTAGACCGGCGTGTTGCAGAAAAGAAACGTGAACTTGCTGAAGCTAAGAATATTGAATTAAGTGCGTTATCTAAGCAGGAATCACAGCAAGTAAGAGATAAAGTATTAGGTGAGATGCTTAGTGAGCAAGAAGCTGATGAAAACTATCTCAACATAATTATCGATACTGATAATCGTTGGCTGTTTTTTAGTGATAGCTCAACCAGAACGATTAAAAAGTTCACAGGGCTAATGCAGAAGCATTATTCCTCATTCCGTGTTAGTGAATTTTGCACTCAGGGAATTGATTTGCATCTTACTAGCTGGCTATATAATCCTGATGAGTCCCTACCGGAAGAAATCGACCTCGAAGATTCGGCTTCGTTACAGTCAGAGCAGTCAGCAAAGGCGACATTGAAAAAGCAGAACTTGCAGTCAGACGAAGTTGCCACGCTCATAAATCATGGTAAGAAATGTCTCGAACTTTCTATCAGCTACTTGCAGCGAGTATCCTTTAGATTAACGTCCGCATGCCAACTGAAAGGTATTAAGTTGTCTGATGACCTAATTGCAGATGTTGCTGAGATAGAAGATCCTCAATCTCGTGTTGAAGAGCTTGAACCTTTTTGGGAGGTTATGTGCAGCGAACTTACCTCTATTTACCAATGGCTCGATGAACTGCAAAACAAACCAGTCTAA
- a CDS encoding ATPase, T2SS/T4P/T4SS family has translation MLSFVNNETEFFEKIPSLKGVHHLNLDNNTGLIDQLSEEAGGINALYYEGGTLLIDDYSSLNKREEVYRLISLLSMKNKPVRSVQVAKTEDIAEQRRERTFSDTDVSREIDKEETLQQFQGLVTRALDVNAEDVYITLSQANDTAFANFKVDGRLIPEQYPLKNYRFGRSMCAAVYDGIGGIGMTAGTFDEVTTPQEKQIPYKVYDGRGGIRQRLDLRFTKTKTSRPGELYIDMRLTKKAKKLSELGYPKDQLELIHRKTSKARGVVITAGPTGSGKSTTNFAILLGLPKDKNYQTFEDPIETEKPPGYPNIIQNSMDLKVGTKFQLKSILRQTPNGVFVQESRDEETARFTLEVGNTGLFALTSTHAPSAIAIPKRFNDLGVSYSDMAMPQGLSLLMYQVLIRMLCSKCKVPLDESKTLIEAEFTDRQRYFSEVGITGTETGLYIRNPDGCDECLHTGEKGRRPLLELIDVKRKDRQFILAEDWSGWEAYLLENGYITVQQQAKQLVKAGVIDIDRCAELLVGEE, from the coding sequence ATGCTTTCGTTTGTTAACAATGAGACTGAATTCTTTGAGAAAATTCCAAGTTTGAAGGGTGTACATCATTTAAATCTGGACAACAACACTGGCTTAATCGATCAGCTAAGTGAAGAGGCTGGTGGTATTAATGCGCTATATTATGAGGGCGGAACCCTTCTGATTGACGATTACTCAAGTCTGAATAAACGCGAAGAAGTTTACCGGCTTATTTCTTTGTTATCGATGAAAAACAAGCCGGTTCGTAGTGTTCAAGTTGCGAAAACTGAAGATATCGCGGAGCAGCGACGGGAAAGGACATTTAGTGATACAGATGTAAGCAGAGAGATTGATAAGGAAGAAACGTTACAGCAGTTCCAGGGGCTAGTGACGCGAGCTTTGGATGTAAATGCTGAGGACGTTTATATAACCCTGTCCCAAGCAAACGATACTGCATTTGCCAATTTTAAGGTGGACGGCCGATTAATACCAGAACAATACCCGTTGAAAAATTATAGATTTGGCCGCTCTATGTGTGCTGCAGTTTATGATGGGATTGGTGGTATAGGCATGACAGCGGGTACGTTCGATGAGGTAACTACTCCCCAAGAAAAACAGATACCCTATAAGGTTTATGATGGCCGTGGGGGAATTAGGCAGCGTTTAGACCTTCGTTTTACCAAAACTAAAACAAGTCGTCCCGGTGAACTTTACATTGATATGCGTCTGACAAAGAAGGCGAAGAAACTATCTGAACTTGGTTATCCTAAAGACCAACTTGAACTAATACACCGTAAAACCAGCAAAGCAAGAGGTGTAGTTATAACCGCCGGCCCCACAGGTAGCGGCAAGAGCACAACTAACTTCGCAATTCTCTTAGGTTTACCGAAAGATAAGAATTATCAAACTTTCGAAGATCCTATTGAAACTGAAAAACCACCTGGTTATCCCAACATTATCCAAAACAGTATGGATTTGAAAGTTGGTACAAAGTTTCAACTCAAAAGCATACTTCGACAAACACCAAATGGTGTATTCGTACAAGAATCCCGGGATGAAGAAACTGCGCGCTTCACTCTTGAAGTCGGAAATACAGGTCTTTTTGCCTTAACCAGTACCCATGCCCCTTCAGCTATAGCTATCCCGAAAAGGTTTAATGATCTTGGTGTCAGCTATTCTGACATGGCTATGCCGCAGGGATTGAGCCTATTGATGTACCAAGTCCTGATTCGCATGCTATGTAGCAAATGCAAAGTTCCACTTGATGAGTCAAAAACTCTGATTGAGGCAGAGTTTACTGATCGCCAAAGATATTTTTCTGAGGTTGGCATTACTGGCACTGAGACTGGTTTATACATTCGAAACCCAGATGGTTGCGACGAATGCTTACACACTGGTGAGAAGGGGCGTCGCCCCCTTTTGGAGTTGATTGATGTTAAGCGTAAGGACAGACAATTTATCCTGGCAGAAGATTGGAGCGGTTGGGAAGCCTATCTTTTAGAGAATGGATATATCACTGTTCAGCAACAAGCTAAACAATTGGTTAAAGCCGGTGTAATAGATATTGACCGCTGCGCCGAACTGCTAGTAGGTGAGGAGTGA